CGGCCGCTTCCCCGACCTGAAATCGGCGATCGCCGCCGGTGCGCTGGCGGCGGCGCGGGAGGCCGCCGGAGAGGCGCCGCGGATCCCGCTCTCCGCCATCGAATGGCTGCCGGTGATCCCGAACCCGGACAAGATCCTCTGCGTCGGCCTCAACTACGAGACGCACCGCAAGGAGACCGGCCGCGCCGAGGTGGGCCATCCCACGATCTTCGCCCGCTACGCCAACAGCCAGACCGGGCACCTGCGGCCGATGCTGCGCCCGCGCGTCTCCACCGAGTTCGACTACGAGGGCGAGCTCGCGATCGTCATCGGCAAGTCCTGCCGGCATGTCCCGCGCGAGGAGGCGTTCGGCGTGATCGCCGGCTACGCCTGCTACAACGACGGCAGCGTGCGCGACTTCCAGCGCCACACGCACCAGTTCACGCCGGGCAAGAACTTCCCGGAAACCGGGGCGTTCGGCCCTTGGCTGACGACGCCCGACGAGGTCGGGCCGATCGGCCCGCAGCGCATCGTCACGCGCGTGAACGGAGAGGTGGTGCAGGAGGCCACGCTCGGCGACATGATCTTCGACATCCCGACGCAGATCGCCTACTGCTCCACCTTCACGCGGCTCGAGCCGGGCGACGTGATCGCCACCGGCACGCCGGGCGGGGTGGGCGCCAAGCGCACGCCGCCGCTCTGGCTGAAGCCGGGCGATGTCGTCGAGGTGGAGATCGACCGGGTCGGGCTGCTCAGGAACCCGGTCGCGGACGAGAGCTGACGGCGCGACCGATCAGGGAGGAACGGACACATGACGGAACAGCGACCCATGCTGCCGCGCCGGGCGCTGCTCGGCGCCGCACTCGCCCTGCCGGCGTGGCCCGCGCTGGCGCAGGGCGAATGGCCGAACCGGCCGATCCGCATCATCGTCGCGCAGCCGCCGGGCGGCAATCTCGACATCCTGGTGCGCGCGATCGCCGAGGGGCTGCGGGGCGAGCTCGGGCAGAACGTGATCGTCGAGAACCGTCCGGGCGGCAACAGCGTGATCGGGCTCGAGGCCTGCGCCCAGGCGGCGCCCGACGGCGCCACCTTCTGCGCCGTCAACATCGAGAACATGGCGACCGTGCCGCACACCGAGCCGCAGCTCTACGCGCGCTACGCCTCGCTGCGGCCGGTGACGCAGCTCGCCACCGCGCCGAGCATCCTCGTCGCGCATCCCTCCGTGCCGCGCGGCAACCTGCGCGAGGCGATGGCCTGGGCGCGCGGGCGGGAGGGGCTGAACTACGGCTCCTCCGGCGTCGGCTCGGCACAGCAGCTCCTCTACGAATGGCTGAACGCGCGCGAGGGCACGCGGATCGAGCACGTGCCCTTCCGCGGCATCGCCGACGCGATCCGCGAGACGGTCGGCGGCCGCACGCAGTTCTCCTACGGCGCCATGGCGACGACGGTGCCGCACATCCGCGCAGGCCGCCTGCATGCGCTCGCGATCCTTGGCGCCGAACGGCATCCGGAACTGCCCGACGTGCCCTCGATGCGCGAACTCGGC
This DNA window, taken from Dehalococcoidia bacterium, encodes the following:
- a CDS encoding fumarylacetoacetate hydrolase family protein, which gives rise to MRFASFRHQGTASWGIVGDGVMHDVGAVLRGRFPDLKSAIAAGALAAAREAAGEAPRIPLSAIEWLPVIPNPDKILCVGLNYETHRKETGRAEVGHPTIFARYANSQTGHLRPMLRPRVSTEFDYEGELAIVIGKSCRHVPREEAFGVIAGYACYNDGSVRDFQRHTHQFTPGKNFPETGAFGPWLTTPDEVGPIGPQRIVTRVNGEVVQEATLGDMIFDIPTQIAYCSTFTRLEPGDVIATGTPGGVGAKRTPPLWLKPGDVVEVEIDRVGLLRNPVADES
- a CDS encoding tripartite tricarboxylate transporter substrate binding protein: MLPRRALLGAALALPAWPALAQGEWPNRPIRIIVAQPPGGNLDILVRAIAEGLRGELGQNVIVENRPGGNSVIGLEACAQAAPDGATFCAVNIENMATVPHTEPQLYARYASLRPVTQLATAPSILVAHPSVPRGNLREAMAWARGREGLNYGSSGVGSAQQLLYEWLNAREGTRIEHVPFRGIADAIRETVGGRTQFSYGAMATTVPHIRAGRLHALAILGAERHPELPDVPSMRELGYDFPYGGAWWGLCAPGGLPDAIAERMAGAVRAVVTNAEFRARMLDPNFFYGVGSRPAEFAAMIARERAAGAELVRLAGIEPAR